GATATAAATCTCATAATAATAGATTTTATGGGGGATTGCTCCCCCGGTTAAACATTAGGCTATTTTTCGACGTTTATCAGCTTTTAAGACCTCAGAGCCATATTTTGAGCGGATTTCATCAAGAGATTTATCGCCACGGCTAGAAACCTGATATTCTCCAGTACGGAAATACCACGCTAATTTTTTGGAAGCAAAGAAAAAACCCGCATCTTTTAGGATAGCTTTCACAGGATACGTATTTCCAGTAACCCAAATCCAAAAGCCCACCAATTCAATATTGACATCCTCCAAATGAATGATCTTTTCAAGGGCCACACGGTATTCCTCAGAAAATTTGATTTCCTGTTCCGTTTTTTCATCCGAAAAATTAGCGCCCTTAATTACCTTCGCACACGCAAAAGCATATTCTTTGTTGATCTCCTGCATGGTTACTGTATCGCCTCCTAAATCCGGATGGTGCTGTTTAGCTAACTTTTTATAAGTTGCTTTGACCTCGTCCAGTGTCTTACATTCGTTAAACCATTTCATAACTTTAAGAATTAGGGATTACCGTTTCAAGAATCTGAGTTTCCAAAACCCTTACATTTTCAGTACTTCCAATTTTATAGCTCGTTTGGCTTTCCAGTTCTGTAATAGCTTTAAATAAGTTATCTGCCGTGGTTTCGACTTCAACGCGAACAACTAAAAACAAAGTGTACTTTTTCATAATCAGGAAATTTAAATGAATGAAGTAACGCCCCTGCACCCTGCAAGGGCGGTAAATAACTAAGCGGGAATAAAGATTTCGCTTTCAATTTCACCCAATTTTTCAGTGCACAAATCGTAAACAGTTGTTGCTACAGCACGAATTATAAAGGAGTTTTTTGTTGTAAATTTCCGGCCTTCATCGTCTCTAATTGTTAGTTCGCAACCTTGAAAATGATTAGTTCCTGTTTCCTCGGCATCATCCTGTTGTATAATTTCAAAGGCTTTCAGGTTATCAATGGTTTCTATCAGTTTGCCCCGTTGACCAATCCGACGGTTTAGATTTAAAACCAATTCTACAGTAGAATCTAAATTACGTGCGGGTTTATTTTCCTGCATATCCTCTTTGATCTCTACTTTAGATGTTTCTTTAGGAACTTCGGTATTATACGCTACCTGGTCATCTTGTTTTTTTGGCTGTTCTTCAACTATAACCATCAGTGGATTTTGAGGGGTCTCTACATTGTCAAAATCTTTGTTAGGTACAATTGCACTTTCTTTCGATGACAAGGAAGGGCGAATGGCTGTTTTTTCGGTAACGGCATCATTGTTTACTTTTCCTGTTGTTGCGGTGTTTTT
The sequence above is drawn from the Pedobacter cryoconitis genome and encodes:
- a CDS encoding J domain-containing protein, which encodes MKWFNECKTLDEVKATYKKLAKQHHPDLGGDTVTMQEINKEYAFACAKVIKGANFSDEKTEQEIKFSEEYRVALEKIIHLEDVNIELVGFWIWVTGNTYPVKAILKDAGFFFASKKLAWYFRTGEYQVSSRGDKSLDEIRSKYGSEVLKADKRRKIA